The region GAGCCTTTTTTCCGTGCAACTGCAGTGTTTATCCAAATCTCATTTAAATGAAAATGTTTAATGAAAAATACATTTCTGTTTTTGCTGGTACAGGTCTTAAACGGGTGACACAGGGCTTCAATTCCAAAAACAACTGTGACGGTCGCACATACTCCTACATGCTTCCGACAGTGGCTTTTTGTCCAAAGACTACGATAGCAATAATTTTTCAGCCTTCCCCTGGACGCAGAGATGCgtgagaggattaatcatttgttTGCCCTCTATGAAGGCACCCACAACTTCCACAATTTCACCTCCCAGAAAGCTCCGTCTGACCCCAGTGCCCGCCGCTACATCATTGAGATGTCCTGCGGTGAGCCATTTGTGCGCGACAGCGGCGAGTTCGTAGTGATCACCGTGCGAGGGCAGAGCTTCATGATGCACCAGATTCGTAAGATGATTGGCCTGGTGATCGCAGTGGTAAAGGGCTATGCGCCTGAGGAGGTGATCAACCGGAGCTGGGGGCTGGAGAAGGTGGACATACCCAAAGCACCCGGACTGGGACTGGTCCTAGAGCGGGTTCACTTCGACAGGTACAACAAGCGCTTTGGAGGCGATGGGCTGCATGAGTGCCTGGAGTGGGACGGCCAGGAGGAGGCAGTCAAGGCCTTCAAGGACGCTCATATCCTCCCCACCATCGTAGAGACGGAGCGCGAGGAAGGCTCCATGGTCAGCTGGATGTCCACATTACACAACCACAAATTTGAAGCCACGGTGACGGAAACGGAAGAAAACAAGGACCAGAAACAGGTTTGTGTGTATTTGTAGTGCAGACACACACTGACGTTTGTGCCACatagtaatttttttgttgttgtcttttcaGGAATATGAAGACTTGGCAAATGTTTCAGATTAAGTCCCCCTGCTTCTaaaagacattttcctcacagaaAACTTTTACTTTTATTgagaacagtgtttttttttatgcctGTTGTTTCCAATAATTTTTCTTTAAACAAAACTTTTATATCTGTGAAGGAACAAGATAATAAAGAAGGAaaagaccactcctcactcagtcTGTTTTTATTCTACAGCTGATAATAAGAGGACaatattgtttgtttttggcaGGATTATAAACCAACTAAAGCCTTTTTTCTAAgaaaatgtggaatatttttgtaaatttgttttggtgAGGATACTGCATTTGGTAatgataaaataattttaattgtTGGAAATTAAGGAGCAGTGAACATATGTGCACCTGGAATAAGAATCTTCTTGACCAGCTTTTATATTTGAAAGTAACTTCTATAAAACAATAATATAGTTGGAATCGTGCTAAAAATGGTTCTGGACCATGCATTTCATGGTGTGTTCAAATGCAGATTGTAAATCAGGCTATCCCCACTTCACAGTGACATAGTCTGTCaagtcaggattttttttttcttactttattttGGCATATGTCTGTGACTATTAAGGAACTAAATATAATTTGACTTTTTAAAGTTGTACTTGTTTTAATTAACTTTAAAAGATAAATCACATCCTATTCAATTCTCCAAGTCGACATGAATGGCTAGGAATTCCTATAAAAAATATTAACCTGTTGTCAGATAATGCCATCATATTATTGTGTAATATGTTCTCAGGTGCCTGTGTAATCATTTCCAGTGACTTAGTCCAGGATGTCACTGATAGCTTGAAACCAGAATGATCCCAAACCCAGACGCTCCATTTCAAATGTTGGTAAACTTACTCGCCAACAAAAGCCGCTGTTCTCTACAAGCCCTACTCAACTTCTCATTCATGGAAGCATTTCACAGAGCAGGAGCCACAGTCCTTCCGTATTAATG is a window of Thalassophryne amazonica chromosome 17, fThaAma1.1, whole genome shotgun sequence DNA encoding:
- the LOC117530099 gene encoding LOW QUALITY PROTEIN: tRNA pseudouridine synthase A-like (The sequence of the model RefSeq protein was modified relative to this genomic sequence to represent the inferred CDS: inserted 4 bases in 4 codons), with amino-acid sequence MSDGSVDEEAAKLLXRANEETQDSAETLHATKRLKAELENISEEKXYPKKKVVLLMAYSGKGYYGMQRNVGKPQFKTIEDELVTALIKCGCIPEDHGEDMKKMSFQRCARTDKGVSAAGQVVSLKLRLLDDVVAKINEHLPSQIRVLGLKRVTQGFNSKNNCDGRTYSYMLPTVAFCPXDYDSNNFSAFXLDAEMRERINHLFALYEGTHNFHNFTSQKAPSDPSARRYIIEMSCGEPFVRDSGEFVVITVRGQSFMMHQIRKMIGLVIAVVKGYAPEEVINRSWGLEKVDIPKAPGLGLVLERVHFDRYNKRFGGDGLHECLEWDGQEEAVKAFKDAHILPTIVETEREEGSMVSWMSTLHNHKFEATVTETEENKDQKQEYEDLANVSD